In Streptomyces sp. NBC_00683, the DNA window GCGGCCTGGAGCACGCCGCGATGGCGGGCTTCCTGCTGGGTGGCGCTTCGCTCCGCACGCCCGTCATCCTCGACGGTGTGAGCGCGGGCGCGGCTGCCCTGGTCGCCCGTGCGATCGCCCCCGAGGCGCTCGCCGCCTGCATCGCCGGACACCGCAGCGCGGAACCCGGCCACGTCGCCGCCCTCAACAAGCTGGGCCTGCGCCCGCTGGTCGACCTGGACCTCAGGCTCGGCGAGGGCACGGGCGCCCTGCTCGCCCTGCCGATCGTGCAGAGCGCGGCGCGTGCGATGCACGACGTGGCGACCTTCGACTCAGCAGGAGTCACGGAGAAGTAGCGGGCTCCGCACCGCAGGAGGACCGGTCCCACCCGGGTGGGACCGGTCCGCGTGTGCGGGCACGACCGAGGACCGGGGACGGGCGGAGCCCCGGTCACAGGCAGGGCGGGCAGGGACACAAGCCCGCCGCGCGCGCCCACCGGACCCCCGCACCGCCACCCCACCACCGCCCCCACCACCCCGTATCGTGGTTCCGACCGCCACAGCCACACGTCACAGCCTCACGTCACAGCCGCTCCACCGCCGCAGCGGCCCGCAGCACACCGCACCCTGCACCCCTGCACGAGGAGCCCGCACCGCCATGGCCGAGCACGACGATCACCCTGCCTACCCAGTCGGACTGCGCCTGACCGGGCGCCGCGTCGTCGTCATCGGCGGCGGCCAGGTCGCGCAGCGCCGGCTGCCCGCCCTCATCGCTGCCGGCGCCGACATCACCCTGGTGTCCCCGTCCGCCACCCCGTCCGTCGAGGCGATGGCCGACGCCGGTGAGATCCGCTGGGAGCGCCGCCGGTACGAGGACGGGGACCTCGCGGACACCTGGTACGCGCTGGTCGCGTCCACGGACGCCGCAGCCAACGACGCCGCGTCCGCCGAGGCGGAGCGCACCCGCACCTGGTGCGTCCGCAGCGACGACGCGGAGGCGGCAACCGCCTGGACACCGGCCACCGGCCGCAGCGAGGGCATCACGGTCGCCGTCCTCACCACCACCTCGCAGGGCCGGGACCCCCGCCACTCCGCCGCGGTCCGCGACGCGATCGTCGAGGGCCTGCGCGACGGCACCCTCGCCGCCCCGCACCACCGCACCCGTGCCCCCGGTGTCGCCCTGGTCGGCGGCGGCCCGGGAGACCCCGACCTGATCACGGTCCGGGGCCGGCGGCTCCTGGCCGAGGCCGATGTGGTCATCGCCGACCGGCTCGGTCCCCGCGATCTGCTCGACGAACTCCCGCCGCACGTCGAGGTGATCGACGCGGCGAAGATCCCGTACGGCCGCTACATGGCCCAGGAGGCGATCAACCAGGCGCTGATCGACCACGCCAAGGCGGGCAAGGCCGTCGTCCGCCTCAAGGGCGGCGACCCCTTCGTCTTCGGCCGCGGGATGGAGGAGGCCCAGGCGCTGGCCGCCGAAGGCATCGCCTGCACCGTCGTCCCCGGCATCTCCAGCTCGATCTCCGTACCGGGGGCGGCCGGCATCCCGGTCACCCACCGCGGAGTCGCCCATGAGTTCACCGTGGTCAGCGGTCACGTGGCCCCCGAGGACCCGCGCTCGCTGGTCGACTGGGAGGCCCTCGCACAGCTGCGCGGCACCCTCGTCCTCCTGATGGCCGTCGACAAGATCGGCGCCATCGCCCGTGCGCTCATCTCCCACGGCAAGTCCCCCGACACCCCGGTCGCCCTGGTCCAGGAGGGCACCACGGCCGCTCAGCGCAGGGTCGACGCGACCCTCGCGGACGTCGGGGAGCGGGTCGTCGCGGAGGACGTGCGTCCGCCTGCCGTGATCGTCATCGGTGCCGTCGTCGGCGTCGGCACCGGCCCGGTCACCGGTGAGGAAGCATCGTCCCGTGGCTGAGCTCATCACCGTCGACGACCCCGACGACCCGCGTCTGAGTGACTACACCGGCCTCACGGACGTCGAACTCCGGCGCCGTCGGGAGCCCGCCGAAGGCCTCTTCATCGCCGAGGGCGAGAAGGTCATCAGACGGGCCGGGGACGCCGGGTACGAGATGCGGTCCATGCTGCTCTCCGCCAAGTGGGTCGAGGTGATGCGCGATGTCATCGACGAGGCCCGCGCACCCGTGTACGCGGTCACCCCGGAGCTCGCCGAACGCGTCACCGGTTACCACGTGCACCGCGGCGCCCTCGCCTCCATGCAGCGCAAGCCGCTGCCCGGCGTCGGCTCCCTCCTGGCCCCGGAGTCCGGGAACGTCCGCCGGGTGGCCGTCTTCGAGGACATCGTCGACCACGCCAATCTCGGCGCGGCCTTCCGCAACGCGGCAGCACTCGGCGTCGACGCCGTCCTCCTCACCCCGCGCTGCGCCGACCCCCTGTACCGGCGGGCGGTGAAGGTGTCGATGGGGTCCGTCTTCCTGGTCCCGTGGACCAGGCTCGGTTCATGGCCCGAGGACGTCGACCTGATCCGCTCGGCCGGCTTCACCACCGCCGCGCTCTGCCTCAGCGAGCAGTCGATCACCCTGGACGCCCTGGCCGCACGTCAGCACGAGAAGCTGGCGCTCGTCTTCGGTACCGAGGGGGACGGGCTCACCCCCGAGGCGCTCGCCGCCGCGGACGCACACGTCCGCATCCCGATGGACGCCGGCGTCGACTCGCTCAACGTCGCCGCGGCCTCGGCCGTCGCCTTCTACGCGACGCGGCCCGCTTCCGCCTGAGTGGACGTGGACCGCGCCACCTGCTGATCCACGGCCCGGTACGCCTCGTGGGTCCCGGACGGGTTGCCGCCCAGCCCCTGCGAGGGGCCCTGGCAGCCCTGCGCGGCCGCGATCCCCAGCGCCACGAGCAGGGTCACGACGACGAACACGACGAGCCGCTGGCGCAGCAGCCGCGGATTGGCGGGCCGCCGCTTGCCGCCCTTCCCGGTGGAGGTCGTCCGGACCCCGGGGCGGGTGCCCGGTCGACCGTTCGTTCCGCCGGTGCCCTGCGGACGCTTCCCGGGGTGTGCGCTGCCGCGCGATGCCTGGGGGCGTGAGCCGCCGGTACGGGGCGGAGCCGAGCGCGACGACGAGGGGCGCCCGGCCGCAGGACGGGGCGCCGGAGTGGGCCCGGCCGCCGCGCGCCGGGTGTGCTGCTCGGTGTACGGGCCGTCGAGGAGACCGGTCGGCCGGTCCAGTTCCTGCTCGGCCCGCTGGGCGGGCGGCCTGCGCTCCTGCAGTCCCTGCGCCTCGCGCGCGGCGATCTCCTTGAGCCGCATCGAGAGCTGCAGAGTGCTCGGCCGCTCCTCCGGGTCCTTCGCCAGACAGGCGCGCACCAGCGGAGCGAGCGCATCGTGCACCTCGAAGAGATGCGGCTCCTCGTGCACCACGCGGTAGAGCATCACCTCTGAACTGCCGTGCCCGAAGGGCGAGTCGGCCATCGCCGCGTACGCCAGTGTGGCGCCCAGCGAGAACACGTCCGTGGCGGGCGTCACCGCCGCGCCCCGCACCTGCTCGGGCGCCAGGAAGCCCGGCGAGCCGACAGCCGTCCCGACATGGGTGAGCGTGCTCGCCCCGGTCGCCCAGGCGATACCGAAGTCGATGATCCGGGGGCCCTTGGGGGAGAGGAGGATGTTCGACGGCTTCAGATCACGGTGGACGACCCCGGCCTCGTGCACCGCCACCAGTCCTTCGGACAGCGCCGCACCGATGGAGGCCACCTCCGCCGCCGACAGCGGCCCCTCCTCGACGACCTTGTCGTGCAGCGAAGGCCCAGGTACGTACTGCGTCGCGAACCACGGCCGGTCCGCCTCCAGGTCGGCGGCCACCAGACGCGCCGTACAGCCGCCGCGGATCCGTCGTGCGGCGGAGACCTCGCGCGCGAAGCGCGAACGGAACTCCTGATCCTCCGCCAGATCCGGCCGGATCACCTTGAGCGCCACCCGCTGGCCCCTGCGGTCGGAACCCAGATAGACCACACCCATGCCGCCGGCACCGAGTCGCCGGTGCAGCCTGAACGAGCCGACGACACGCGGGTCCTCGCGCCGGAGCCGCATCATCGCCATCGTCTGCCCATCCCCGCTGCCGGTCCGCCTGACGAGGCACAGCTTACGTACCCGTGGCGCGGCGCGCTCAGAGGCCGCGCCCTCGCCGTCCCATCGATTGTCAGTGCCCGGTGGGAGAATTGAGGAGTGGTCAGGGAGCCGGAGATCCAGGCCCTGTGACCCGTGCGAGATCTCAAAGGACCGTCGCAGAAGGGGGATTGGATCAATGAAGGGCGATCGCGTGGAGATAGTCGTGGACGCGGGAGACACGACTCGGACGTACGAGGTGGTGGCCTCCAGGGCAGGCCGCCGGGTGGAGACAGCAGTCCGTCGAGGGGTGGTCGAAGTGAGCGAAGTCACCCGAAGTGGATCAGTTGTCCGAACCGCCCGCTTCATGGCGACCAGGGTGCTCGCCCTGGTCGAACAACCGGTCCCCAGGGAGGACGACTCCGAGCGTCCCCTCCGGGAAGACCCCAAGGCGTAGCGCCGCGTCTCCACCCAGGGGAGTACACCGAATGCCGACGGCTCATCCTCCGGGAGGCCCGGTAATCGGTACGCGGGCATGACGCCCGAGGGCTTCCGCCTCCCTAATGTTGAAGTCAAGCGGCGGGCGCAGAACTCGTCCCCCGAGGTCGAACGCCCGCCGCTCCGAAACAGGTCAGGAGAGGAACCATGGCGGACACGGCAACGCGGACCATGATCCGCGCACAGGGACGCAGGGCTTACGCCTCGTTCGGTGCACGCCCGTCCGGTACGCGCCACCCCCTGGTGGCGACAGCCATGGTCCTTCCCCTGGCGGCCCTGCTCGTAGTCGTCTTCGGCGGCTGGGACGCAGTGGTCACACAGGCGTCGTCCGTGGGCGTGATGCTGGGGCGCTGAGCGGCGTCCCGGGTCCGGAAGAGCGGTCCGGACCAGGACATCCGGCCAACAACCCCGTGGGGACGGGGGTGCGGCGGACGGCAGCGTTTGTCCGGCCAGCTGGGGAGCTGGCCGGACATCGCGCTGTCCGGGCCGCTTCAGGGCTGCCGGGCGACCTCCGGCCGGGCGGTCACGCCCCGTACGCTCGTCGCCGGGACCGGCCGCCGGGCCGGCCGATCACCGCCGGGGGAGCCCCACCGATGACCACCACCCCTGTCGTACGCGTACTGGGCGACCTCGCCCATGCCGGCAGCCACGTTCGCGCCGTCGCGTGCGACTGCGCCCCGCCCCGGGTGCTCGCCGACCGGCCCGACGGAACGGTGGTCCGCAGCGGGCCGGTGGTGGCCAAGGCGCACGCCCCGGACACCGACCGCCCGGCCCTGGCGGCCCGCATCGCCCTGGCCGCCGCACCGCTCCTCGCGGGCATCCTGCTCCCGCCCCTGCCGGTACCCGCACCCCGTCAGGAGCCGGAAACCGCGGTGCGTCCCGCACCCGGCCGCCCGGCGGGCGCGCCTCCGGCCGTCCTTCCCGGGGTGACACCCGACGGGCGCCCCGTCAGCCTCTGGCCGCACGGCGAACCCGTCGACCCCTCGGACCCCGACGCCGCTCCCTGGGAGGAGGCGGGCACCCTCCTGGCCCGGCTGCACCGCACCCCGCCGCCCCATCCGCTGCCGCCCATGCGCGGGCCCGCCAAGGCCGCCCGGGCCGTCGCGCGGATGTGTGCCGCCCGGCCCGGCGACCCGGACACCGCTCCGGTGCTCGCAGCCTGGCGCGGCCTGCCCGCCTGGGCCCGTGACGAGGCGCCGGCCGACGGACTCCGGGCCCGCTTCGTCTGCCACGGGGACCTGCACCTCGGGCAGCTCGTCCGCCATCCGGCCCCGCACGGCCCCTGGCTGCTGATCGACGTCGACGACGCGGGCCTCGGCGACCCCGCCTGGGACCTGGCGCGCCCCGCGGCCTGGTACGCGGCGGGGCTGCTGGCGCCCGAGGTCTGGCTGCGCTTCCTGGCCGCCTACCGGGCCGCGGGCGGCCCCGCCGTACGCGCAGAGGGGGACCCGTGGCCCGACCTGGACGTCGCCGCGCGCGCACTCACGGTGCAGACGGCGGCGCTCGCCTTCGCCAAGTCCGCGGCGGAGGGCCGAAGTCCGGATGAGGTGGAACAGTTGATGATCGACGCGTGTGTCCGAATTGCGTCCCTCCCGCCCGAGTTGACACCCGACCTCTCGTCGTAGGGTGAACCGACTGCCGCCGGGCATGCATTCCGGCGACATCGAAACGACGGTGAGGAGCCGGCCCGATGATCCAGTGTCCCAAGTGCCATGCGCAGATGAACACGTACAACCGCAACGGTGTCCAGATCGAGCAGTGCACCGGCTGCCGCGGGATATTCCTCGACTACGGCGAGCTGGAGTCGCTGACCCGCCTGGAGTCGCAGTGGTCGCAGCAGGCCCCGCCCGCTCCGCCCGCCCCGCAGGCGTACCCCGCCGCCCCGCAGGCGTACCCCGCGGCCCCGGCTCCCGCGTGGGGTGCGCCGCACCACGGCGGGCACCACGGACACCACCGCCAGAAGAGCTTCGGCCGGATGCTCTTCTCCTCCTGAACCCCTGCGGGGCCCGGGCGCGTTGCGTCCGGGCCCGTCGCGCCGCATTGCATACCGTCGACGAAGTTCGGTTCCTGATCTAGTCATGAGCATGATCGCTGCCTAGAGTGCGGGGCCATGAACTTCCTCGACAGGTCCCGAACTGTCGCGCCCCCGGGCTGGAGCCGCTGGCTCGTGCCACCCGCCGCGCTCGCCGTGCACCTCTCCATCGGACAGGCCTACGCCTGGAGCGTGTTCAAGCCCCCGCTCGAATCCGCCCTCGGGCTGTCGGGCACCGTGAGCGCCCTCCCGTTCCAACTGGGCATCGTGATGCTGGGCCTCTCCGCGGCCTTCGGCGGCACACTCGTCGAACGCAACGGTCCCCGCTGGGCGATGGCCGTCTCCCTCGTCTGCTTCTCCTCCGGCTTCCTCGTAGCCGCCCTCGGCGCGGCCACCGGCCAGTACTGGCTCGTCGTCCTCGGCTACGGCTTCATCGGCGGGATCGGGCTCGGCATCGGCTACATCTCTCCGGTCTCCACCCTCATCAAGTGGTTCCCCGACCGCCCCGGCATGGCCACGGGCATCGCCATCATGGGCTTCGGCGGCGGCGCCCTCATAGCCTCGCCCTGGTCCACGGGCATGCTCGAGAGCTTCGGTACGGACCGCTCCGGCATCGCGACCGCCTTCCTCGTCCACGGCGTCGTCTACGCGGCGTTCATGGCGCTCGGCGTCCTCCTGGTGCGGGTGCCGCCGGACGGCTGGCTCCCCGACGGCTGGGAGCCGAAGCAGGAAACCCGCAGGCTCGTCACCAACGCCCAGGTCTCCGCCCGCAACGCCCTGCGCACACCGCAGTTCTGGTGCCTGTGGGTGGTCCTGTGCATGAACGTCACCGCGGGCATCGGCATCCTCGAGAAGGCCGTGCCCATGATCCAGGACTTCTTCGCGGACACCTCCACCCCGGTGTCGGTCTCCGCGGCGGCAGGCTTCGTCGCCCTGCTCTCGCTGGCCAACATGGGCGGCCGTCTTCTGTGGTCGTCCACCTCGGACCTGATCGGCCGCAAGAACATGTACCGCGTCTACCTCGGTGTCGGCGCGCTGATGTACGTGATGATCGACCGGCTCGGCAACGACTCCAAGCCGCTTTTCATCTGCTGCGCGCTGGTGATCCTCTCCTTCTACGGAGGAGGGTTCGCGACCGCTCCCGCCTATCTGAGGGACCTCTTCGGCACGTACCAGGTCGGAGCCATCCACGGCCGGCTGCTGACCGCCTGGTCCACGGCGGGCGTGCTCGGTCCGCTGATCGTCAACAGGGTCGCCGACGCGGGGGAGCGCGCAGGCCACAGCGGTCCCAGCCTCTACTCGACCTCCCTGACCATCATGATCGGGCTGCTGATCGTCGGCTTCGTGGCCAACGAGTGCATACGCCCCGTCCATCCGCGCTTCCACGAGACATCGGAAGGGAGCAGCCCCCGTGTCCACCAGGAGTCGTAAGCCGCTCATGGTCCTCGTCTGGCTCTGGGTCGCCGTGCCGTTCGGCTACGGGCTGTACGAACTGGCCCGCAAGGCCACCCAGCTCTTCACCGGCTGACCCGCAGGACAACGAAGAAGCCCCCGGTCGTCGAGACGACCGGGGGCTTCGAACGGTGCGCGATACTGGGATTGAACCAGTGACCTCTTCCGTGTCAGGGAAGCGCTCTCCCGCTGAGCTAATCGCGCAGGGTGACCCTGCGTGTACTGCGTGCGCGATACTGGGATTGAACCAGTGACCTCTTCCGTGTCAGGGAAGCGCTCTCCCGCTGAGCTAATCGCGCGGGGGTCCTTGCGGACCGGTGGACGATACTGGGATTGAACCAGTGACCCCTTCCGTGTCAGGGAAGTGCTCTCCCGCTGAGCTAATCGTCCTTGGAGGTGGAGACGGGATTTGAACCCGTGTAGACGGCTTTGCAGGCCGTTGCCTCGCCTCTCGGCCACTCCACCAGGGATGGGGGTTCGGGAAGATCCCCCACCTTCTGCGAGCGGACGACCAGGTTCGAACTGGCGACCTCAACCTTGGCAAGGTTGCGCTCTACCAACTGAGCTACGTCCGCTTGTCATTCCCGGTCGGCTTGCGCGTCCCGGTGACGTGTTGAACTCTAGCGGATTCCCGGGCCAGCACAAAAACGCGTTTGCGCAGCGTGCTGCGCTGCCTCCGCCCCGCCGCAGGTCACCCCGCACCGTTCTAGACTCACCAGAGTGCACGACCTAGCTCCCATGGCCCGCTTCGGCGGCCTCATCGCCTCAGGCCTGCAGGATGTGACCAGCGATCCTGCGGCTCTCGAATCATCCGGTTTCTGGGCTGTATCCGCCGATTTCGAGGGCCGTCTCGTCTGCGCCCGCTTCTCCACCGTACGGACCGAGCAGGTGCCCCTTCCCGTACCCGGGGCCTGGCGTGGACCGGCGCCGCAGGACTGGATCTCATCGCTCGACGAGGACGCCTACAAGGCCGGAGTACGGCGGATCCGTGAACACATCGCGGCGGGCGAGGTCTACCAGGCCAACCTCTGCCGGGTCCTGTCCGCACCGCTGCCCGGCCCCGCCGCCGACGTGGACGCCCTCACCGCCCTGCTGGCCCGCGGCAACCCCGCTCCCTACGCGGGGACGATCCGGCTGCCCGCCCAGGGCGTCGAGATAGCCACCGCCTCCCCGGAGCTCTTCCTGAGGCGCGAGGGCCGGATCGTCGAGTCCGGGCCGATCAAGGGAACCGGGCGGACCGAGGACGATCTGCTGGAGAAGGACCACGCCGAGAACGTGATGATCGTCGACCTGGTCCGCAACGACCTGGGCCGGGTGTGCGCGACCGGCAGCGTGAGCGTCCCCGACCTCTGCGTGGTGGAGAAGCACCCCGGACTCGTCCACCTCGTCTCCACCGTGCGCGGCCGGCTGGCCGACGGCGCCGGCTGGCCGGACCTGCTCGCCGCCGCGTTTCCGCCCGGATCCGTCACCGGTGCCCCCAAGTCCAGTGCGCTGCGGATCATCGACGCCCTGGAGACATCGCCGCGCGGTCCGTACTGCGGAGGAATCGGCTGGGTCGACGCGGACAAGGGCACCGCGGAACTGGCCGTCGGTATAAGGACCTTCTGGATCGACCGCACGGGCACCGCACCCGAGCTGCGCTTCGGCACCGGAGCCGGCATCACCTGGGGATCCGACCCGCAGCGCGAATGGGCGGAGACCGAGCTGAAGGCGTCCCGGCTGCTCGCTGTAGCGTCGGGCGCCTACGAGGAGACAGGAAGGACCGCGTCATGAGGATTTGGGTCAACGGCGGACTCCGGGACGCCGATGACGCACGGGTGTCCGTGCTCGATCACGGGCTGACCGTGGGGGACGGCGTCTTCGAGACGGTCAGGGTCGCCCAGGGCCGCCCCTTCGCCCTCACCCGGCATCTCGACCGGCTGACGCGCTCGGCCCGGGGCCTCGGACTGTCCGACCCCGACCCGGACGAGGTCCGCCACGCCGCGGAGGCCGTCATCGCGGCCAACCCCATGGCGCTCGGCCGGCTGCGGATCACGTACACCGGCGGCCTCTCGCCCCTCGGCTCCGACCGCGGAGACGCGGGTCCCAGCCTCGTCGTCGCGCTCGGCGAGACGTCGCGCCGTCCCGACAGCACAGCGGTGATCACCGTCCCGTGGACGCGCAACGAACGCAGCGCGGTGGCCGGGCTCAAGACGACCTCGTACGCGGAGAACGTCGTCGCCCTCGCACGCGCCCACGAGCAGGGCGCCTCCGAGGCGCTCTTCCCCAACACGGTCGGGCAGCTCTGCGAGGGCACCGGATCCAATGTCTTCGTCGTGCTCGACGGCAGGATCCACACTCCTCCCCTCACCTCCGGGTGCCTCGCCGGGATCACCCGCGCACTGGCCGTGGAGTGGACCGGTGCGCAGGAGACGGAGCTGCCGCTGGACATCCTCGGGAGCGCCGAGGAGGTCTTCCTGACCTCCACGCTCCGGGACATCCAGGCCGTTCACCGGGTGGACGGACGTGAGCTGCCGGGCGCTCCGGGGCCGGTGACCGCGAAGGCGATGCGGATCTTCGACGAGCGCGCGGGTGACGACCTCGATCCCTGAGCCCGTCCGGCAAAAACAGGTGACGGACCGAGGCCCAGCGGATAGAACACCCCTGATGACCACCACCCTCCGGCCGACCGGGCCGATCCAGCAAGGCGCCGACGGCGCACAGGAACGCACGTACGACGTGTGCGACAACGGGCGTCCCGTCGGTGCTGTCGCGATCTCCACCGATCCGGTGTTCGGCGCGTCGGCCGGAATAGTCCGGTCGCTGCGCATCGAGGAACCGCACCGCAGGCGGGGCCGGGGCACCATTGCCGCCCTCGCCGCGGAGGAGGTGCTGCGCAGCTGGGGCTGCACCCAGGTCCGGCTCGTGGCTCCCGCGGACAACGAGGCAGCCCGGGGGCTCGGGGCCGTGCTCGGCTACACCGAGCGCAGCCGGAACATGGTCAAGGAGCTCCGGCGGACCGCACCCGCACTCCCGGACGGGGTCACGGGGCGTCCCATGAGCGGCCAGGAATTCGCCGACTGGGCGCGCACGAGCGTCGAGACGTATGCGCAGAACTGGATCGAGCGCGGCGTCCCGGAGGAGCAGGCCCGGCGGAAGTCCGAGACCGACCACGCCACGAACCTGCCGGACGGTCTGGCCACCGAGGGCATGCACTTCCACGTCCTCGTCCACGGCGGCGACGTCATCGGCCACGTGTGGGTGGCGCGGCACGAGACGCCGCAGGGCGAGGCGATGGGATACGTCTTCGATGTCGAGGTCCGGGAAGAGCACCGCGGACGCGGATACGGCCGTGCGCTGATGCACCGTGCCGAGGACATCACGCTCGACTCGGGGCTGGGCAGGCTCGGCCTGCACGTCTTCGCGTCCAACACGCCCGCGCTGCGGCTGTACGAGTCGCTCGGTTACGAGCCGACCCAGTACAACCTGGCCAAGGCGCTGTAGGCGGCCCTCGCGGCCGGCGGCGGCCCGCCGCCGGCAGGCGGACCCGACGTCAGCCGCGGTCGGCCAGCAGACGGTCGGCGATCTCCTCGATCCGCTCGCGCAGACCTTCCTGGCTCTTGCCGCCGTCCAGCCGCTCGTCACCGATCACATACGTCGGGGTTCCGGTGACTCCGATGGCCTTGCCCTCGGCCTGGTCCGCGTCGACGATCAGCATGTGCCGGCCGTCGATCAGCGCGGTGTCGAACTCATCGGCGTCCAGCCCCAGTTCGCGTGCCACATCGAGCAGCACGGGCTCACCGGTACGGGCGAGATCGGCGGTGCGGGCCAGGACGGCCTCGATGTACGGCCACCCCTTGCCCTGCTCGACGGCCTCCTCGGCCGCCTGCGCCGCGGCGTACGCGTGCTTGTGCTTCTCCAGCGGGAAGTGGCGCAGCCGGATCTCCAGCCGGTCGCCGTAGCGGGCGCGAAGGGCGTGGACATCGGCGAGGGCCAGATGGCAGTCGGGGCACTCGAGCTCGCACCAGATGTCCAGGACGACCGGTGCTGCGGGGGTGGAATCGCTCATGGGATCAGTCTTTCAGGCCGGACCTGCGCTTCCCAATCGGCACCTGGGGAGGACCGCGGCCCTGAAATGTCCCTGATGTGGCCCGGGACCGTGGCCCCTGAGCCGTGACCGGTGCAGGATGGAAGGGACGTTTCCCGATGTGCTGGAGGCACCGATGCTTGCCGAGACCATCTGTTCCGCGGTGTCGGCGGCAGGCCTGGGCATCGCCGCGATCACCGCGTACCGCAAGCGATTCCTCGCGGCGACCAGGATCGCCGCCTACTCGCTGGTGCCTGTCGGCCTCGTCATGACCGGTGTCGTCGAGTGGTTGTCCGACATCGTGTTCAAGCCCAGCGTCTGGCTCGGCTTCGGGCTGCTCGCGCTGGCGTGGCTCCTCTTCATGACCACACGGGCCGTGGAACGTCGTGGTGGCTCCACCCGCAAGGAGCGCAAGGCCGCGCGGGCCGCCTCGCGCGGCGATGCCGTCGCCCCGGCCGCGTCGGCACCCTCACTGACATCCGCGAGTACGACGGCCCGCCCGCAGCCGCAGTCGCAGCCGAAGAAGAAGCCGCAGCAGGCCGCCGCGCCCGGTGAGGACTTCAGTGACATCGAGGCGATCCTGAAGAAGCACGGCATCTGACAGGGCGCGTCCGGGCGCCGCGCGGCAACGCGATGACGCCTGTAATATGAATCGATTCATGCCGGGAGGCGTGCGCGAGCCGCTCGCGCCCGCTTCACGCATCGGTATATTCGGGGTTGCTTCGATCCGATCTTGACGGTAATGCGGGGATGGAGCTAGCGTCCCGGACGGATTGAAACAATTCATTCCTGGGCCGCAGGGCAAGGACGACGGGCCGGCGGATCGTGCCGGATGCCGTCCGCACGACAGGGATACGCCGCGCCGGTGCGCGGCGGCCGGACGCATCAGTGGGGCAGGGCAAGTGGCGCGTGTGGCAGGGATCAAGGATGTGGCCCGGCAGGCCGGAGTCTCGGTGGGCACCGTCTCCAATGTGATCAACCGCCCCGAGGCGGTGCTTCCGGACACCCGGGCCCGGGTGCTGGCGGCGATCGAGGAGCTCGGTTACGTACGCAGCGAGTCGGCCAGGCAGCTCAGGGCGGGCCGCAGCCGGATCATGGCCCTGCTCGTCCTCGACATGGGCAACCCCTTCTTCGTCGACATCGCCCGCGGCGCGGAACGGGCCGCCCGGGACGCCGGCCTCGGCGTGATGGTCTGCAACAGCGGCCAGAGCGCGGAGGAGGAGGCCGAATACCTCGGTCTCTTCGCCGAACAGCGTGTCTGCGGGGTGCTCGTCACCCCGGCCGACGCCACCGGCGGCAACCTCGAGGCGTTCGGCCGCCACCGGATTCCGTACGTGCTCGTGGACCGGGTCGCCCCGGGCGCCGAGACCTGTGCCGTCTCCGTCGACGACGTACGCGGCGGCAAGCTCGCCGTCGGGCACCTCGTCACGGCGGGGCACCGCTCCGTCGCCTATGTCAGCGGCCCCGGCGACCTGCACCAGATCAGGGACCGCCGTGAGGGTGCCCTCTCCGCCCTCGCCGAGGCCGGACTCGGCCCCGAGGCCCTCGTGGAGATCCCGTCCGACCGCCTGGACGTGGCGGCGGGCCGGGACGCCGGGGCCCGGCTGCTCGGCCTCGTACCGCGGCCGACCGCCGTCTTCTGCGCCAACGACCTGCTCGCCCTCGGCGTCCTTCAGTCGCTCTACGCGGCGGGCGTCCGGGTGCCCCAGGACGTCGCCATCGTCGGTTACGACGACATCGAGTTCGCCGCGGCGGCCGC includes these proteins:
- a CDS encoding TFIIB-type zinc ribbon-containing protein; translated protein: MIQCPKCHAQMNTYNRNGVQIEQCTGCRGIFLDYGELESLTRLESQWSQQAPPAPPAPQAYPAAPQAYPAAPAPAWGAPHHGGHHGHHRQKSFGRMLFSS
- a CDS encoding phosphotransferase enzyme family protein, which codes for MTTTPVVRVLGDLAHAGSHVRAVACDCAPPRVLADRPDGTVVRSGPVVAKAHAPDTDRPALAARIALAAAPLLAGILLPPLPVPAPRQEPETAVRPAPGRPAGAPPAVLPGVTPDGRPVSLWPHGEPVDPSDPDAAPWEEAGTLLARLHRTPPPHPLPPMRGPAKAARAVARMCAARPGDPDTAPVLAAWRGLPAWARDEAPADGLRARFVCHGDLHLGQLVRHPAPHGPWLLIDVDDAGLGDPAWDLARPAAWYAAGLLAPEVWLRFLAAYRAAGGPAVRAEGDPWPDLDVAARALTVQTAALAFAKSAAEGRSPDEVEQLMIDACVRIASLPPELTPDLSS
- a CDS encoding TrmH family RNA methyltransferase, yielding MAELITVDDPDDPRLSDYTGLTDVELRRRREPAEGLFIAEGEKVIRRAGDAGYEMRSMLLSAKWVEVMRDVIDEARAPVYAVTPELAERVTGYHVHRGALASMQRKPLPGVGSLLAPESGNVRRVAVFEDIVDHANLGAAFRNAAALGVDAVLLTPRCADPLYRRAVKVSMGSVFLVPWTRLGSWPEDVDLIRSAGFTTAALCLSEQSITLDALAARQHEKLALVFGTEGDGLTPEALAAADAHVRIPMDAGVDSLNVAAASAVAFYATRPASA
- the cobA gene encoding uroporphyrinogen-III C-methyltransferase translates to MAEHDDHPAYPVGLRLTGRRVVVIGGGQVAQRRLPALIAAGADITLVSPSATPSVEAMADAGEIRWERRRYEDGDLADTWYALVASTDAAANDAASAEAERTRTWCVRSDDAEAATAWTPATGRSEGITVAVLTTTSQGRDPRHSAAVRDAIVEGLRDGTLAAPHHRTRAPGVALVGGGPGDPDLITVRGRRLLAEADVVIADRLGPRDLLDELPPHVEVIDAAKIPYGRYMAQEAINQALIDHAKAGKAVVRLKGGDPFVFGRGMEEAQALAAEGIACTVVPGISSSISVPGAAGIPVTHRGVAHEFTVVSGHVAPEDPRSLVDWEALAQLRGTLVLLMAVDKIGAIARALISHGKSPDTPVALVQEGTTAAQRRVDATLADVGERVVAEDVRPPAVIVIGAVVGVGTGPVTGEEASSRG
- a CDS encoding serine/threonine-protein kinase, whose translation is MAMMRLRREDPRVVGSFRLHRRLGAGGMGVVYLGSDRRGQRVALKVIRPDLAEDQEFRSRFAREVSAARRIRGGCTARLVAADLEADRPWFATQYVPGPSLHDKVVEEGPLSAAEVASIGAALSEGLVAVHEAGVVHRDLKPSNILLSPKGPRIIDFGIAWATGASTLTHVGTAVGSPGFLAPEQVRGAAVTPATDVFSLGATLAYAAMADSPFGHGSSEVMLYRVVHEEPHLFEVHDALAPLVRACLAKDPEERPSTLQLSMRLKEIAAREAQGLQERRPPAQRAEQELDRPTGLLDGPYTEQHTRRAAAGPTPAPRPAAGRPSSSRSAPPRTGGSRPQASRGSAHPGKRPQGTGGTNGRPGTRPGVRTTSTGKGGKRRPANPRLLRQRLVVFVVVTLLVALGIAAAQGCQGPSQGLGGNPSGTHEAYRAVDQQVARSTSTQAEAGRVA